The Acinetobacter lwoffii region GGGCGTTATGCGAAGTCAAAAATGGGAGCTTAAGCTCCCATTTTTATTGATGATTTTTTAATTCTTTCAGCATAGCATCCCGTAAAATTTCATTCATTCGTGTTTGATAACCTTTGCCTTGTGCTTTGAACCAAGCAAGTACATCAGCATCTAACCGAATTGAAGTTTGTTGCTTCACTGGGCGGTAAAATTGATTTTGGCGTACAGCACTGCTCCAATCGGTAATTTCAGGAATATCTGATAGATCTAGCTGATCATCAGGAACCGTGCCTTTAGCAAGCAAGCGTTGAATTTCAGCATCTTGCTTCTCACCAAATTTCTCATTCAGCTCTTTGCGTGAGTATCTAACCATGCTCATATTTGTTTCGCTCCGCTTTAGTCACTTGCCTTGCACTAATGATTCGTATGATTTCACAGTCATCTTCATCAAAAATGGTGTGAGCCACCAATAACATTAGTACGCCTTTAACTCGTCCAATGGTTTGCCAACGTTCTTCACCATCGGTATGTCTGTCTTGGATTGAGATCCGTAATGGATCTTCAAAAACAAGGCTTGCAGTTTCGAAAGAGATATCATGCTTTTTCTGATTCTTTCGATTCTTAGCCTCATCCCATTCAAAATACTGTTCCATAAAAAACATTCAAATTTGTATATACAATAATGTATCACAAAATTGTATAACTCAAGTTGAGAAGCGTAATTTTTAGTCAAATTTATTGGCAAGAACTATCAAAACTGCTCATAAAAAAGCCGACTTGTTTCCAAGTCGGCTTTTGAACATCATCGAGCAAATAATTTATATCATAAGTTTTTGATTTTTATATTTTTCAATTTGTGCATTTCGTATAACGCCCATTATGTTAAATTGAGGGGAATTTCAGCTATTCATTTCTAATTTTTTGATGATATAACAGTTCTCAATTTTACGATTATCCCCACAAAGATTTTCTAAGTCATCTAATTGTTTCTTGAAGGA contains the following coding sequences:
- a CDS encoding BrnT family toxin; translated protein: MEQYFEWDEAKNRKNQKKHDISFETASLVFEDPLRISIQDRHTDGEERWQTIGRVKGVLMLLVAHTIFDEDDCEIIRIISARQVTKAERNKYEHG
- a CDS encoding BrnA antitoxin family protein, whose product is MSMVRYSRKELNEKFGEKQDAEIQRLLAKGTVPDDQLDLSDIPEITDWSSAVRQNQFYRPVKQQTSIRLDADVLAWFKAQGKGYQTRMNEILRDAMLKELKNHQ